The following proteins come from a genomic window of Nycticebus coucang isolate mNycCou1 chromosome 11, mNycCou1.pri, whole genome shotgun sequence:
- the TMEM168 gene encoding transmembrane protein 168 isoform X2: protein MFLIVLPLESMAHGLFHELGNCLGGTSVGYAIVIPTNFCSPDGQPTLLPPEHVQELNLRSTGMLNAIQRFFAYHMIETYGCDYSTSGLSFDTLHSKLKTFLELRTVDGPRHDTYVLYYSGHTHGTGEWALSGGDILRLDTLLEWWREKNGSFCSRLIIVLDSENSTPWVKEVRKINDQYIAVQGAEMVKTVDIEEADPPQLGDFTKDWVEYNCNSSNNICWTEKGRTVKAIYGVSKRWSDYTLHLPTGSDVAKHWMLHFPRITYPLVHLANWLCGLNLFWICKSCFRCLKRLKMSWFLPTVLDTGQGFKLVKS from the exons ATGTTTCTAATTGTTTTGCCTTTGGAATCCATGGCTCATGGGCTCTTCCATGAATTGGGTAACTGTTTAGGAGGAACATCTGTTGGATATGCTATTGTGATTCCCACCAACTTCTGCAG TCCTGATGGTCAGCCAACATTGCTTCCACCAGAACATGTACAGGAGTTAAATTTGAGGTCTACCGGCATGCTCAACGCTATACAAAGATTTTTTGCCTATCACATGATTGAGACCTATGGATGTGACTACTCCACAAGTGGACTGTCTTTTGATACTCTACATTCCAAACTGAAAACTTTCCTTGAACTCCGGACTGTGGATGGACCCAGACATGATACATATGTTTTGTATTACAGTGGGCACACCCATGGTACAGGAGAGTGGGCTCTATCAG GTGGAGACATACTACGCCTTGACACACTTTTAGAATGGTGGAGAGAAAAGAATGGTTCCTTCTGTTCCCGGCTTATTATCGTATTAGACAGCGAGAATTCAACCCCTTGGGTGAAAGAAGTGAGAAAAATTAATGACCAGTATATTGCAGTACAAGGAGCAGAGATGGTAAAGACAGTGGATATTGAAGAAGCTGACCCCCCACAGCTGGGTGACTTTACAAAAGACTGGGTAGAATATAACTGCAACTCTAGCAATAACATCTGCTGGACTGAAAAGGGACGCACAGTGAAAGCAATATATGGTGTGTCAAAACGGTGGAGCGACTATACTCTGCATCTGCCAACGGGAAGCGACGTGGCCAAGCACTGGATGTTACACTTCCCTCGTATCACTTACCCTCTAGTGCATTTAGCAAATTGGTTATGTGGTTTGAACCTTTTTTGGATCTGCAAAAGCTGTTTTAGGTGCTTGAAAAGATTGAAGATGAGTTGGTTTCTTCCTACTGTGCTGGACACAGGACAAGGCTTCAAACTTGTCAAATCTTAA